DNA from Deinococcus cellulosilyticus NBRC 106333 = KACC 11606:
TGTCGGTGATCAGTTCCCGGGTCCTCACCTGCCCACTGCGCATCCACTTCAAGGCCAGAGGAATCGTCGCATTCAGGGAAAAACTCCCCAGCACGGTCAGGTCACGCCTGAAGATCTCGTAAGGACTCACCTCGATCCTCGCATCTTCAGGAGCCACGCCAAACACCAGAATCTTCCCTCCCGCAATTGCCTGATCGATCATTCCCTGCTGCACCCTCGGGACGCCAGTGGCCTCGGTCACCACATCAAAGCCATGAGGGTACAGGTCCCTGAGCTGCCCACCTGTTTCTGCAGTGGCCTGCAGCACATGTTTTGCCCCGAGTTTTCTTGCAAGTTCGAGTCGGGCAGGCTGCGGGTCCACCACGGCAATCTCGCTGACGCCAGAAGCCAGCAGGGCCTGCATCAGCAGGAGGCCAATCCCTCCAGCCCCATAAAGCAAGGCTGTAGAGCCAGGTTCGGGCCTGAGTCGGGTGATGCCCCAGGCGACACAACCGAGTGGTTCAGCGAACACCGCAACCTCGGGGTCCAGGTCACTGGCGTCATACACCACGCTTGATGGGGCCACCACGTA
Protein-coding regions in this window:
- a CDS encoding zinc-dependent alcohol dehydrogenase family protein, whose product is MTLRTRQTMHAALITAPHTIEHQEVSIPEVGQDDVLIQVELAGVCGTDAHLLEGHFQAKLPLIPGHEIVGRVVALGRNARGFTEGQRVVLDPDLNCGTCIMCQKGMRHQCLHYEAIGVTRAGGFAEYVVAPSSVVYDASDLDPEVAVFAEPLGCVAWGITRLRPEPGSTALLYGAGGIGLLLMQALLASGVSEIAVVDPQPARLELARKLGAKHVLQATAETGGQLRDLYPHGFDVVTEATGVPRVQQGMIDQAIAGGKILVFGVAPEDARIEVSPYEIFRRDLTVLGSFSLNATIPLALKWMRSGQVRTRELITDTLPLGQLHEAIGQKITARPESIKAIVSPGEVLAGVLK